A window from Thunnus albacares chromosome 19, fThuAlb1.1, whole genome shotgun sequence encodes these proteins:
- the rpz2 gene encoding rapunzel 2 — protein MADAGQIKKTAAKVLCCVEKVSSFASSIDPIFGIVSSLVGVARKGLMDEEGHALDKDFQAIHTKLESISQKNQQCLRQIRIDEVNETYGKYEEYIKHQYTAFNSMVAQMKKDPDNTKRYMETFEKIYERDKSDMSLDVYYRGVMGINLLFGRPLLKVYLDNCDGNREIMERRCSHITHLFHMGLIALMAYTAVTEDDEDEVREKWAKRVEDIQMKMQEVLSQCKDKNPS, from the coding sequence atGGCTGATGCAGGTCAGATCAAGAAAACTGCAGCCAAGGTGTTGTGCTGCGTGGAAAAGGTGTCCTCCTTCGCCTCCTCCATTGACCCCATCTTTGGCATCGTTTCCTCTCTGGTCGGGGTTGCTCGCAAGGGCCTGATGGACGAGGAGGGCCATGCTCTGGACAAGGACTTCCAGGCGATCCACACCAAACTGGAGAGCATCTCCCAAAAGAACCAGCAATGCCTGAGACAGATCCGCATTGACGAGGTGAACGAAACCTACGGCAAGTACGAGGAGTACATCAAGCACCAGTACACTGCCTTCAACAGCATGGTGGCGCAGATGAAGAAAGATCCGGATAACACAAAACGCTACATGGAGACCTTTGAGAAGATTTATGAGAGAGACAAGAGTGACATGAGCCTGGATGTGTACTACCGCGGTGTGATGGGTATCAACTTGCTGTTTGGAAGACCCCTGCTGAAGGTGTACCTGGATAACTGTGATGGCAACCGTGAGATCATGGAGCGCCGCTGTTCACACATCACTCACCTGTTCCACATGGGTCTCATCGCCCTCATGGCCTACACAGCAGTTACAGAGGATGACGAAGATGAGGTGCGGGAGAAGTGGGCCAAGAGGGTGGAGGATATCCAGATGAAGATGCAGGAGGTGCTCAGTCAGTGCAAAGACAAAAACCCCTCCTGA
- the krit1 gene encoding krev interaction trapped protein 1 produces MGNEDSLEDVFVAVIRPKSQVSLSSKEYRAKAYEILLSEVPLEGKEKKRKKVLLATKIHAGGDKSKSILDYVDETIRPISNNQGFIGKRVVHMKKFPLDGDNEGREASLFVVPVSVKDNSKPVYSAGSPSFYCFQDIMRVCSETSTHFCPSTSKMLLALDKWLAEQHTVPHAIPALFRPAPMERVKTNVSNPAYSSEGKLSDEGLHMGYTALEIKSKMMSLEKADMCILNPLYGSDLQYTNRVDKVIINPYFGLGAPDYSKIQIPKREKWQHSPNCVTEDKERQWVDDFPLHRSACEGDTELLSKLLDSGFSVKQLDSDHWAPIHYACWHGKVEATKLLLEKGNCNPNLLNGQLSSPLHFAARGGHVEIVQLLLQHPEIDRHIEDQQKRSPLQVCEENKQNEWEETVKLLQQANSKPYEKVRIYRMDGSYRSVELKHGNNTTVQQIMEGMRLSQETQQYFTIWICSENLHLQLKPYHKPLQHLRIWTEIVTDLTVLDPQRETPQLFLRRDVRLPLDVEKKVEDPLAILILFDEARHCLLKGFFPAPDTKLITLASLLLQIIYGNYESKKHKQGFLNEENLKSIVPISKVKSKAYHWTNRILHEYKALSTSEGVSKEMHHLQRLFLQNCWDIPTYGAAFFTGQVYTKASASNHKVIRVYVGVNTKGLHLMNMETKVLLISLEYGTFMWQLGHADQYFQIHSGENKMNFIVHTKQAGLIVKLLMKLSGQITPNDKGASDKYAYG; encoded by the exons ATGGGCAACGAGGACAGCCTTGAGGATGTGTTCGTGGCTGTCATTCGCCCAAAGAGTCAAGTCAGCCTGAGCTCAAAGGAGTACAGAGCCAAAGCCTATGAG ATCCTGTTGAGTGAAGTGCCTTTGGAagggaaggagaagaaaagaaagaaagtccTCCTGGCGACAAAGATCCATGCAGGAGGAGACAAATCCAAATCCATTTTGGATTATGTTGATGAAACAATCAGACCAATATCTAATAACCAAGGCTTCATAG GAAAACGTGTGGTGCACATGAAGAAATTCCCCCTGGATGGAGACAATGAAGGGAGAGAGGCCTCGCTTTTTGTTGTGCCAGTCAGTGTTAAAG ACAACAGCAAGCCTGTGTATAGTGCCGGGAGCCCGAGCTTCTACTGCTTCCAAGACATCATGCGGGTGTGCAGTGAGACCAGCACCCACTTCTGCCCCAGCACCTCCAAGATGCTCCTGGCCTTAGACAA ATGGTTAGCGGAGCAGCACACTGTGCCTCACGCCATCCCTGCTCTGTTCCGGCCAGCACCCATGGAGCGGGTGAAGACTAACGTGAGCAACCCGGCCTACAGCAGCGAAGGCAAACTGAGTGATGAAGGTCTGCACATGGGCTACACTGCCCTGGAGATCAAGAGCAAGATGATGTCCCTGGAAAAGGCGGACATGTGCATCCTTAATCCGCTCTATGGCTCTGATCTGCAGTACACCAACCGG GTGGACAAAGTTATCATCAACCCATACTTTGGGCTTGGAGCACCGGACTATTCCAAGATCCAGATCCCGAAGAGGGAAAAGTGGCAGCACAGTCCCAACTGTGTGACAGAAGACAA GGAGCGTCAGTGGGTGGATGACTTCCCCCTCCACCGCAGTGCCTGTGAAGGAGACACAGAGCTGCTCTCCAAGCTTCTGGACAGCGGCTTCTCAGTCAAGCAGCTGGACAGCGACCACTGGGCTCCCATTCACTACGCCTGCTG GCACGGTAAAGTGGAGGCGACCAAGCTGTTGCTGGAGAAAGGTAACTGTAATCCAAACTTGCTCAACGGCCAGCTCAGCTCCCCTCTGCACTTTGCAGCCAGAGGAGGCCACGTAGAGATAGTACAGCTCCTGCTGCAGCATCCTGAGATTGACCGG CACATAGAGGACCAGCAGAAGAGATCGCCTCTGCAAGTGTGTGAGGAGAACAAACAGAATGAATGGGAGGAGACGGTGAAGCTTCTGCAGCAAGCCAACAGCAAACCT TATGAGAAGGTGCGAATCTACCGCATGGATGGCTCGTATCGCTCTGTGGAGCTGAAACACGGCAACAATACGACAGTACAGCAGATCATGGAGGGAATGCGTCTTTCTCAGGAGACCCAGCAGTACTTTACCATCTGGATCTGCTCCGAGAACCTCC ACCTGCAGCTGAAGCCGTACCATAAGCCCCTGCAGCACCTGCGGATCTGGACAGAGATTGTGACGGACCTGACGGTGCTGGATCCTCAGAGGGAGACACCTCAGCTCTTCCTACGCAGGGATGTTCGGTTGCCTCTAGATGTTGAGAAAAAG GTGGAGGATCCGCTGGCCATCCTCATCCTGTTTGATGAGGCGCGTCACTGCCTCCTGAAGGGCTTCTTTCCTGCTCCCGACACCAAGCTGATCACACTGGCCAGCCTACTCCTGCAGATCATCTACGGCAACTATGAGAGCAAGAAGCACAAGCAAGGGTTCCTCAA TGAGGAAAACTTGAAGTCAATTGTGCCGATATCTAAGGTGAAAAGCAAAGCTTACCACTGGACCAACAGGATTCTTCACGAATACAAA GCCTTGAGCACCAGTGAGGGGGTGAGCAAAGAGATGCACCACCTGCAGCGACTCTTCCTGCAGAACTGCTGGGACATCCCGACATATGGAGCAGCCTTCTTCACGGGTCAGGTCTACACGAAGGCCAGCGCCAGCAACCACAAAGTCATCCGCGTCTATGTCGGGGTCAACACAAAGGGTCTGCACCTCATGAATATGGAGACAAAG GTCCTTCTCATCAGTTTAGAGTACGGCACATTCATGTGGCAGCTTGGACACGCTGACCAGTACTTCCAGATACACAGtggtgaaaacaaaatgaacttcATTGTCCACACAAAACAG GCTGGCCTTATTGTGAAGCTTTTAATGAAGCTGAGTGGACAGATAACCCCAAATGATAAAGGTGCATCAGACAAATATGCCTATGGCTGA
- the LOC122970233 gene encoding lanosterol 14-alpha demethylase, with protein MSMHLYQLSSKLLGDTVGKVNDNLTSVLLAASVITLTLGYISKTLLKQASDKDLKHPPYIPSSIPFLGHAIAFGKSPIEFLENAYEKYGPVFSFTMVGKTFTYLLGSEAATLLFNSKNEDLNAEDVYSRLTTPVFGKGVAYDVPNPIFLEQKKMLKTGLNIAHFKQHVKIIEDETIEYFQRWGDSGERNLFEALSELIILTASSCLHGKEIRSMLNERVAQLYADLDGGFSHAAWLLPGWLPLPSFRKRDRAHTEIKNIFFKVIQKRRRSGEKVDDILQTLVDATYKDGRPLDDNEIAGMLIGLLLAGQHTSSTTSAWMGFFLARDKDLQERCYAEQKAVCGEDLPPLEFDQLKDLNMLERCLKETLRLRPPIMTMMRMARSPQTAAGYTIPVGHQVCVSPTVNHRLHDTWDERMEFRPDRYLNDNPAAGEKFAYVPFGAGRHRCIGENFAYVQIKTIWSTLLRMFDFDLVDGYFPTINYTTMIHTPHNPVIRYKRRKQ; from the exons ATGTCTATGCACTTGTATCAGTTGAGCAGCAAACTGCTTGGAGACACTGTTGGAAAAGTGAACGACAACCTGACATCCGTGTTGCTGGCAGCTTCAGTCATCACTCTCACCCTGGGATATATTTCTAAAACACTACTCAAACAGGCCTCTGACAAGGATCTG aaacatcCACCTTACATACCCTCTAGCATCCCCTTCCTGGGTCATGCTATTGCATTTGGAAAAAGCCCCATTGAATTTCTTGAAAATGCTTATGAAAAA TACGGCCCCGTGTTCAGTTTTACCATGGTGGGGAAAACTTTCACCTACTTGCTGGGCAGTGAAGCAGCCACATTGCTCTTCAACAGCAAGAATGAAGACCTGAACGCAGAGGACGTCTACTCCAGACTGACCACTCCAGTGTTTGGCAAAGGAGTAGCTTATGATGTGCCGAACCCT ATCTTTCTGGAACAAAAGAAGATGCTGAAGACTGGACTGAACATTGCTCATTTCAAGCAACATGTCAAGATCATTGAGGATGAGACCATAGAGTATTTTCAGAGATGGGGAGACAGTGGGGAGAGAA ACCTGTTCGAGGCCCTGTCTGAGCTGATCATCCTGACAGCCAGCAGCTGCCTCCACGGGAAGGAGATCCGCAGCATGCTGAACGAGCGAGTGGCCCAGCTCTACGCTGACCTGGATGGAGGATTCAGTCACGCCGCTTGGCTCCTGCCCGGCTGGCTGCCCCTGCCCAGCTTCAG gAAGAGGGACAGAGCTCACACGGAGATCAAGAACATCTTCTTCAAGGTGATTCAGAAGCGCAGGAGATCTGGAGAGAAAGTGGACGACATCCTGCAGACCCTCGTTGATGCCACTTACAA AGACGGACGGCCCCTGGATGATAACGAGATAGCGGGGATGCTAATTGGTCTCCTCTTGGCGGGTCAGCACACGTCCTCCACCACCAGCGCCTGGATGGGCTTCTTCCTGGCAAGAGACAAAGATCTGCAGGAGCGCTGCTACGCAGAGCAGAAGGCTGTGTGCGGAGAAGACCTGCCACCGCTTGAATTCGATCAG CTGAAGGATCTCAACATGTTGGAGCGCTGTTTAAAGGAAACCCTGCGGCTCCGTCCACCCATTATGACCATGATGAGGATGGCTCGCTCTCCTCAG aCTGCAGCAGGTTACACCATCCCTGTGGGCCACCAGGTCTGTGTCTCCCCGACTGTTAACCACCGTCTGCATGACACCTGGGACGAGAGGATGGAGTTCAGGCCTGACCGCTATCTCAATGACAACCCTGCAGCAGGGGAGAAGTTCGCCTATGTGCCATTTGGAGCTG GCCGTCATCGCTGCATTGGGGAGAACTTCGCCTACGTCCAGATCAAAACCATCTGGTCCACTTTACTCCGCATGTTCGACTTTGACCTGGTGGATGGATATTTCCCCACAATCAACTACACCACAATGATTCACACCCCTCACAACCCCGTCATCAGATACAAGAGGAGGAAACAGTGA